From the Manis javanica isolate MJ-LG chromosome 11, MJ_LKY, whole genome shotgun sequence genome, one window contains:
- the CD81 gene encoding CD81 antigen, which produces MGVEGCTKCIKYLLFVFNFVFWLAGGVILGVALWLRHDPQTTNLLYLELGDRPAPNTFYIGIYILIAVGAVMMFVGFLGCYGAIQESQCLLGTFFTCLVILFACEVAAGIWGFVNKDQIAKDVKQFYDQALQQAVVDDEAKNAKAVVKTFHETLNCCGSNALSTLTTSMLKNNLCPSGSSVISNLLKEDCHQKIDELFSGKLYLIGIAAIVVAVIMIFEMILSMVLCCGIRNSSVY; this is translated from the exons ATGGGGGTGGAGGGCTGCACCAAGTGCATCAAATACCTGCTCTTCGTCTTCAATTTCGTCTTCTGG CTGGCGGGAGGTGTGATCCTGGGCGTGGCTCTGTGGCTCCGCCATGACCCACAGACCACCAACCTCCTCTATCTGGAGCTCGGAGATAGGCCTGCACCTAACACCTTCTACATAG GCATCTACATCCTCATTGCCGTGGGTGCTGTGATGATGTTTGTCGGCTTCCTTGGCTGCTATGGGGCCATCCAGGAGTCCCAGTGCCTGCTGGGGACG TTCTTCACCTGCCTGGTGATCCTCTTTGCCTGTGAAGTGGCCGCTGGGATCTGGGGCTTTGTCAACAAGGACCAG ATCGCCAAGGACGTGAAGCAGTTTTACGACCAGGCCCTGCAGCAGGCTGTGGTGGACGATGAAGCCAAAAACGCCAAGGCCGTGGTGAAGACCTTCCACGAGACG CTCAACTGCTGTGGCTCCAACGCACTGTCCACACTGACCACCTCCATGCTCAAAAACAACCTGTGTCCTTCTGGCAGCAGCGTCATCAGCAACTTACTCAAG GAAGACTGTCACCAGAAGATTGATGAGCTCTTCTCGGGGAAGCTGTACCTCATCGGCATTGCAGCTATTGTGGTCGCTGTGATCATG ATCTTCGAGATGATCCTGAGCATGGTGCTTTGCTGTGGCATCCGGAACAGTTCCGTGTACTGA